A DNA window from Pogona vitticeps strain Pit_001003342236 chromosome 2, PviZW2.1, whole genome shotgun sequence contains the following coding sequences:
- the GMPPB gene encoding mannose-1-phosphate guanylyltransferase catalytic subunit beta isoform X3: MSELLEKEMKEQEQRLGIRISLSHEKEPLGTAGPLALARALLTENSEPFFVLNSDVICDFPFTDMMRFHSNHGKEGTIVVTKVEEPSKYGVVVCDADTGRIHRFVEKPQVFVSNKINAGMYILNPSVLERIQLRPTSIEKEIFPVMAEQGQLYAMELQGFWMDIGQPKDFLTGMCMYLQSLRMKQPERLHSAAGFMGNVLVDPTAKIGSNCSIGPNVTIGADVVVEDGVRIKRCTVLKGSRIRSHSWLESCIVGWSSSVGQWVRMENVTVLGEDVIVNDELYLNGANVLPHKSIAESVPEPRIIM, encoded by the exons CTGGGCATTCGCATTTCACTGTCACATGAAAAGGAACCACTGGGCACAG cTGGCCCCCTGGCACTAGCACGGGCATTGTTGACTGAGAACTCAGAGCCTTTCTTTGTGCTCAACAGTGATGTGATCTGTGACTTCCCCTTCACAGACATGATGCGTttccacagtaatcatggaaaagAGGGCACCATTGTG GTGACAAAAGTGGAGGAGCCTTCCAAATATGGCGTAGTGGTGTGTGATGCAGATACTGGGCGCATACACCGCTTTGTGGAGAAACCTCAGGTTTTTGTCTCCAACAAGATCAATGCTGGCATGTACATCTTAAATCCAAGTGTACTAGAACGAATTCAG CTACGGCCGACATCGATTGAGAAAGAAATTTTTCCTGTGATGGCAGAACAAGGACAACTCTACGCTATGGAACTACAAG GATTCTGGATGGATATTGGGCAGCCTAAAGACTTCCTGACTGGCATGTGCATGTATTTACAATCTCTGAGGATGAAGCAGCCAGAGCGGTTACACTCAGCAGCAGGGTTCATGGGGAACGTACTAGTG GACCCAACTGCTAAGATTGGATCAAATTGCAGTATTGGCCCCAATGTTACTATTGGGGCAGACGTGGTAGTAGAGGATGGGGTTCGGATCAAGCGTTGCACTGTTTTGAAGGGGTCACGCATTCGTTCTCATTCCTGGCTTGAGTCATGTATTGTTGGCTGGAGTTCCTCTGTGGGTCAGTGG GTGCGGATGGAGAATGTGACCGTTCTGGGTGAGGATGTCATTGTGAATGATGAACTCTACCTCAATGGTGCCAATGTGTTGCCTCACAAATCCATTGCTGAGTCTGTACCGGAGCCACGCATCATCATGTAA